From the Thermococcus sp. 18S1 genome, one window contains:
- a CDS encoding MFS transporter codes for MEEREKKIFGISWNVFLLGIVSFLNDMSSEMIMPVMPSYLMEVLDAGKLLSGSVMGAIESMSSLFKVAFGYVSDRFRKRKVFVFAGYALSTIAKGALAFTRYWWDFLLLRAVDRIGKGIRTAPRDALIAESSEKGKTGKSFGFHRMMDTLGAVAGPLVAIGLIELLKNLPSETMYRYIFLLSALPGAISLFVIILFVKDRGDEVKKKIKGISTLKSRNLQLFLAVVAIGALGRYSYAFTMWKAQELGYSVVQSIAFYALFNLIYALSAYPLGVYSDKFGKRRMITLGFGVAALAALAFAYARDFYTLIAAFVLYGIYIAIEDTIPRAYMADLAREYEKGTIIGAYHTVFGIFVLPASVIAGWLWGSYSLAYSFTFAALMNVIAMVLMTFVREQ; via the coding sequence ATGGAAGAAAGGGAAAAGAAAATCTTCGGCATTAGCTGGAACGTCTTCCTGCTCGGGATCGTCAGCTTCCTCAACGACATGAGCAGCGAGATGATAATGCCCGTGATGCCGAGCTACCTGATGGAGGTCCTCGACGCCGGAAAGCTCCTCAGCGGCTCCGTCATGGGAGCGATAGAGAGCATGAGCTCCCTCTTCAAGGTGGCCTTCGGCTACGTGAGCGATCGCTTTAGAAAGAGGAAGGTATTCGTCTTCGCCGGTTACGCCCTCTCAACCATCGCCAAAGGTGCCCTTGCATTCACCCGCTACTGGTGGGACTTTCTGCTCCTGCGCGCGGTGGACAGGATAGGGAAGGGCATAAGAACCGCCCCCAGGGATGCGCTTATAGCGGAATCGAGCGAGAAGGGAAAAACGGGGAAGTCCTTCGGCTTCCACAGGATGATGGACACGCTCGGGGCCGTAGCCGGTCCGCTCGTTGCAATAGGTCTCATAGAGCTCCTCAAGAACCTTCCCTCCGAGACGATGTACCGCTACATCTTCCTGCTCTCAGCCCTTCCCGGGGCGATATCGCTCTTCGTGATAATCCTCTTCGTGAAGGACAGGGGGGATGAGGTTAAGAAGAAGATAAAGGGAATCTCAACGCTGAAGAGCAGAAACCTTCAGCTCTTCCTTGCTGTAGTTGCCATCGGGGCGCTGGGGAGGTACAGCTACGCCTTCACGATGTGGAAGGCGCAGGAGCTCGGCTACTCCGTGGTTCAGAGCATAGCCTTCTACGCCCTATTCAACCTCATCTACGCCCTCTCGGCCTATCCCCTGGGGGTTTACTCAGACAAGTTCGGCAAGAGGAGAATGATAACCCTCGGCTTCGGAGTTGCGGCTTTAGCGGCTTTGGCTTTCGCCTACGCGAGGGACTTCTACACGCTCATAGCGGCCTTCGTGCTCTACGGAATCTACATCGCCATCGAGGACACCATCCCACGGGCCTACATGGCCGACCTGGCGAGGGAATACGAGAAGGGCACCATAATAGGCGCATACCACACCGTCTTCGGCATCTTCGTCCTCCCGGCGTCTGTGATAGCGGGCTGGCTCTGGGGGAGCTACTCCCTGGCCTACTCCTTCACCTTCGCGGCTTTGATGAACGTCATTGCCATGGTTCTAATGACCTTCGTGAGGGAGCAGTGA
- a CDS encoding PadR family transcriptional regulator, whose product MKYRDFLTLHVLHHASEEPVTGSFLMEELRRHGYSISPGTMYPLLHSLEREGLLRSHWEVRDGRRVRVYEITEAGKETLEEGKKKLKELCLELLGE is encoded by the coding sequence ATGAAGTACCGGGACTTCCTAACGCTACACGTTCTCCATCACGCGAGTGAAGAACCCGTCACAGGTTCATTCCTGATGGAAGAGCTCAGGAGACACGGTTACAGCATCAGCCCCGGGACAATGTATCCCCTTCTCCACTCCCTCGAAAGGGAAGGCCTCCTGAGGAGCCACTGGGAGGTAAGGGACGGCAGACGGGTTAGGGTCTACGAGATAACCGAGGCGGGGAAAGAGACACTGGAAGAGGGTAAGAAAAAGCTGAAGGAGCTCTGTCTCGAACTGCTGGGGGAATGA
- a CDS encoding PaaI family thioesterase: MEQRTHRLTSEKLVGKPVKIEKDYAEVLLETTKEMAVDEYGLVHGGFTFGLADYAAMLAVNEPTVVLGKAEVKFLKPVKAGERLTAKAEVIEGPGGGVGDGTSPRRKKIVKAEVFNEKNEKVFEGTFHCYVLEKHVLE; this comes from the coding sequence ATGGAGCAGAGGACTCACAGGCTGACCTCTGAAAAATTGGTTGGAAAACCCGTGAAAATTGAGAAGGATTACGCGGAGGTCCTTCTGGAGACCACCAAGGAGATGGCCGTTGATGAATACGGACTCGTTCACGGCGGCTTCACCTTCGGACTGGCCGACTACGCGGCAATGCTCGCGGTAAACGAGCCGACGGTCGTCCTCGGAAAGGCCGAGGTCAAGTTCCTGAAGCCGGTGAAGGCCGGCGAAAGGCTGACGGCTAAGGCCGAGGTAATCGAAGGGCCTGGAGGGGGTGTGGGAGACGGAACGTCCCCCCGGAGGAAGAAAATAGTAAAGGCCGAGGTCTTCAACGAGAAGAACGAGAAAGTCTTCGAGGGAACCTTCCACTGCTACGTTCTGGAGAAGCACGTGCTCGAATGA
- a CDS encoding DUF2240 family protein: MHPIKRAVEYKGSLEFTRSELVGILAFSLRLMDVKAAKELIAKSLEEGLLEEKDGLLVVNKALLAEEEAGEDFFNEMVSYIAESLGWEREEVIEGIRSMRERYGDLDEKVLAYLFGMDKGVDMSRFKDRLEL, from the coding sequence GTGCACCCGATAAAACGCGCGGTTGAGTATAAGGGCTCTCTGGAGTTCACCCGGAGCGAGCTCGTTGGGATACTTGCCTTCAGCCTCCGTCTGATGGACGTGAAGGCCGCGAAGGAGCTCATAGCGAAGTCTCTGGAGGAGGGACTCCTTGAGGAAAAGGACGGCCTTCTGGTTGTTAACAAAGCCCTGCTCGCGGAGGAAGAGGCCGGTGAGGACTTTTTCAACGAGATGGTCTCTTACATAGCGGAATCCCTCGGCTGGGAGAGGGAGGAGGTCATTGAGGGCATCAGATCCATGCGCGAGCGCTACGGCGACCTGGACGAGAAGGTTCTGGCGTATCTCTTTGGGATGGACAAGGGCGTTGACATGTCGCGCTTTAAAGACCGGCTCGAGCTGTGA
- a CDS encoding nicotinamidase, which produces MPEEALIVVDMQRDFMPGGALPVPEGDRIIPRCNRYIEEFRKRGALIAATRDWHPENHVSFREQGGPWPRHCVQNTPGAEFVVELPADAVIISKATEPDKEAYSGFEGTNLAEILKRNGVRRVYVCGVATEYCVRATALDAVKNGFETYLLRDAVKGINPQDEERALRELESAGVKVLYLI; this is translated from the coding sequence ATGCCCGAGGAGGCACTCATCGTTGTTGACATGCAGCGGGATTTCATGCCCGGGGGAGCCCTGCCGGTTCCTGAGGGGGACAGGATAATACCCCGGTGCAACCGCTACATCGAGGAGTTCAGGAAGAGGGGGGCTTTAATAGCTGCCACGCGCGACTGGCATCCTGAGAACCACGTCAGCTTTAGGGAGCAGGGCGGCCCGTGGCCGAGGCACTGCGTTCAAAACACTCCCGGGGCGGAGTTCGTGGTGGAGCTTCCGGCCGATGCCGTGATAATCTCAAAGGCCACGGAGCCGGATAAGGAGGCCTATTCAGGATTCGAGGGAACGAACCTAGCGGAGATACTGAAGAGAAACGGGGTAAGGAGGGTTTACGTCTGCGGCGTCGCCACGGAGTACTGTGTTAGGGCAACGGCCCTTGATGCGGTTAAGAACGGCTTCGAGACCTACCTCCTCAGGGATGCGGTGAAGGGAATCAACCCCCAGGATGAGGAGCGGGCTTTGAGGGAGCTTGAGAGCGCCGGCGTAAAGGTTCTCTACCTGATATGA
- a CDS encoding AI-2E family transporter, which yields MRAELIAWTAAVLIITYLAWKTVSPLITPIFFGIVLAYAAYPIHRRLSGRIGRKKSAAALTVGTVGLGGAVTFELLLISVKVASSFYDSIVEFFDWLMSQPLPPEVLAFLERFSDQLIPRVSEYISHETLSLPLYILQLLVFLLTFYYSLAYAEEISKQIHLSLPRKNRELGERILESLNKTLGALVRAWLVLNVIKGVLMTLGFLIFGVSDLYTAIVAGFLTFLFSFIPLFEGWMIWLIAAAYFAMNGAYFHAAGIALYGFFLVSPMPDYTIRPMMVAKDTDLDETLVFIGMIGGTWAMGVKGLIIGPIVLNLLLVLLKEWKRVISGREPLRRRSQAPSKPAPHPGG from the coding sequence ATGCGGGCCGAACTAATCGCCTGGACGGCGGCGGTTCTCATAATAACGTATCTCGCGTGGAAAACGGTTAGCCCCCTGATCACCCCGATATTCTTTGGTATCGTCCTCGCCTACGCCGCATACCCAATCCACCGCCGGCTGAGTGGCAGGATAGGAAGGAAGAAATCCGCCGCGGCCCTCACCGTTGGAACCGTCGGCCTGGGAGGTGCGGTGACCTTCGAGCTGCTGCTGATATCCGTCAAGGTAGCGTCCTCCTTCTACGACAGCATCGTCGAGTTCTTTGACTGGCTGATGAGCCAGCCCCTTCCGCCGGAGGTTCTGGCCTTCCTCGAGCGCTTCTCGGACCAGCTCATACCCAGGGTCTCGGAGTACATATCCCACGAGACCCTCTCACTCCCCCTTTACATCCTCCAGCTCCTAGTCTTCCTGCTCACGTTCTACTATTCCCTCGCATACGCCGAGGAGATTTCGAAGCAGATTCACCTATCCCTCCCGAGAAAGAACCGCGAACTGGGTGAGAGAATCCTGGAAAGCCTCAACAAGACCCTCGGAGCGTTGGTGAGGGCCTGGCTGGTTTTGAACGTCATAAAAGGTGTTCTGATGACCTTAGGATTCTTGATCTTCGGTGTTTCGGACCTCTACACGGCGATAGTGGCGGGCTTCCTGACGTTCCTGTTCAGCTTCATACCCCTCTTCGAGGGCTGGATGATATGGCTCATAGCCGCGGCGTACTTCGCCATGAACGGGGCGTACTTCCACGCGGCAGGGATAGCACTCTACGGCTTCTTCCTTGTTTCCCCGATGCCGGACTACACGATAAGGCCGATGATGGTGGCCAAGGACACGGATCTCGACGAGACCCTTGTCTTCATAGGAATGATAGGCGGAACCTGGGCCATGGGGGTGAAGGGCCTCATAATAGGCCCAATAGTGCTCAACCTTCTCCTGGTTCTCCTGAAAGAATGGAAGAGAGTCATATCAGGTAGAGAACCTTTACGCCGGCGCTCTCAAGCTCCCTCAAAGCCCGCTCCTCATCCTGGGGGTTGA